One genomic segment of Danio rerio strain Tuebingen ecotype United States chromosome 11, GRCz12tu, whole genome shotgun sequence includes these proteins:
- the LOC141375068 gene encoding E3 ubiquitin-protein ligase RBBP6-like isoform X2, translating into MSCVHYRFQSRLTYDSLQFEGLNITVGELKRQIMRRERLKFCQLKISKAQTDEEYTDDDALIPKNTSVIIRRVPAAGLKSSNRRFVGHQAGLSAKSSQTGDSSLLSLEQLLKTENLAEAKASEEDKLKAVMYQSSLCYYSSRAAALLRTSASGGAQEFPAASCWRWTTQTERES; encoded by the exons atgtcttgtgttcattaCAGGTTTCAGAGTCggctcacctacgactcgctccagtttgagggCCTCAACATCACTGTGggagagctgaagcggcagatcatgaggcgcgagaggctgaagttctgccagctgaagatcagcaaagcCCAAACTGATGAAG aatacacagatgatgatgctctcatccccaaaaacacgtcggtcatcatcagacgggtcCCTGCGGCTGGACTGAAGTCCtccaacagaagatttgttgg acatcaagctggattATCAGCCAAATCTTCTCAAACAGGTGattcttcactcctctcactggagcagctgttgaag actgagaatctagCTGAGGCAAAGgcatcagaggaggacaagctaaaagcggtgatgtaccagtccagtctgtgctactactccagcag ggcagcagctctgctccGCACAAGCGCATCAGGAGGAGCACAGGAATTCCcagcagcttcctgttggaggtggacgacccaaaccgaaagggagtcatga
- the LOC141375068 gene encoding E3 ubiquitin-protein ligase RBBP6-like isoform X1: protein MSCVHYRFQSRLTYDSLQFEGLNITVGELKRQIMRRERLKFCQLKISKAQTDEEYTDDDALIPKNTSVIIRRVPAAGLKSSNRRFVGHQAGLSAKSSQTGDSSLLSLEQLLKTENLAEAKASEEDKLKAVMYQSSLCYYSSSEAMTLLGLLPPNYVCFHCGIPGHHIRHCPSKGGSSSAPHKRIRRSTGIPSSFLLEVDDPNRKGVMMDGSGKYVIPIIDAEAYAAEKKKRPSFCQTKPLPSSTSAGTASSVQDARGKRSRSPSPPETHNDQKRPRH from the exons atgtcttgtgttcattaCAGGTTTCAGAGTCggctcacctacgactcgctccagtttgagggCCTCAACATCACTGTGggagagctgaagcggcagatcatgaggcgcgagaggctgaagttctgccagctgaagatcagcaaagcCCAAACTGATGAAG aatacacagatgatgatgctctcatccccaaaaacacgtcggtcatcatcagacgggtcCCTGCGGCTGGACTGAAGTCCtccaacagaagatttgttgg acatcaagctggattATCAGCCAAATCTTCTCAAACAGGTGattcttcactcctctcactggagcagctgttgaag actgagaatctagCTGAGGCAAAGgcatcagaggaggacaagctaaaagcggtgatgtaccagtccagtctgtgctactactccagcag TGAGGCCATGACACTGCTTGGGCTTCTTCCACCCAACTATGTCTGCTTTCACTGTGGGATCccaggacaccacattaggcactgcccctctAAAGGG ggcagcagctctgctccGCACAAGCGCATCAGGAGGAGCACAGGAATTCCcagcagcttcctgttggaggtggacgacccaaaccgaaagggagtcatgatggaCGGCAGCGGcaaatacgtcattcccatcatagacgc tgaggcctatgctgctgagaagaaaaAGAGGCCTTCCTTCTGCCAGACCAAGCCGCTGCCCTCCTCTACCTCAGCTGGTACAGCATCTTCAGTCCAGGACGCCAGAGGGAAACGTTCCCGCTCCCCATCTCCACCAGAGACGCACaacgaccagaagagaccacggcACTGA